Proteins encoded within one genomic window of Eleutherodactylus coqui strain aEleCoq1 chromosome 1, aEleCoq1.hap1, whole genome shotgun sequence:
- the LOC136610209 gene encoding taste receptor type 2 member 40-like, with protein sequence MRHRYNIPIQKPREPDPHTKLIRLRRNKTSYQILISEKIRIIVDMMNYLDYIFTAVLYMECIAGIMVNMTILAAIFLKWKTQRSLQTIYKILICLSLSRCLHLLSVLFIYIFSYYPWALLDKVIVVTIRVMNIFLLFTNFWFATVLCVFYCVKITSYNCKFWIFLKMKISTVIFWFLLASLLLSASSSLPFVFHGFNQEPQNLTINSSQNMTIYNNITVTNLSKWLLMFLVGSCPPFLIFCITICLLLHSLYLHIRRMRSSGSGFQSPNLESHISAVKSMSLFLVLQIIYFMLINVILSGKLPNYVLKVLASTITSSSSFLHSLYIISCNSELKMTCICMFHTLTGATHS encoded by the coding sequence atgagacataggTACAACATCCCAATACAGAAGCCAAGAGAACCCGATCCTCACACAAAGCTTATCAGACTGCGGAGAAATAAGACTTCATACCAGATATTGATCTCGGAGAAAATTAGGATCATCGTTGATATGATGAATTATCTTGACTACATATTTACAGCTGTGCTGTATATGGAGTGCATAGCTGGCATCATGGTAAATATGACTATTTTGGCTGCTATCTTCCTAAAATGGAAAACTCAGAGATCTCTTCAGACTATTTATAAGATTCTGATCTGTTTGTCATTATCCAGATGTTTGCATCTTCTCAGCGTTTtgttcatttacattttttcttactaCCCATGGGCTCTACTAGACAAAGTCATTGTGGTAACAATAAGAGTAATGAACATATTTCTTCTCTTCACTAATTTCTGGTTTGCCACCGTCCTCTGTGTCTTTTACTGTGTGAAAATTACAAGCTACAACTGTAAGTTTTGGAttttcttgaagatgaagatctCCACAGTCATCTTTTGGTTCCTCTTGGCTTCTCTGCTCCTTTCAGCATCTTCTAGTCTTCCATTTGTTTTTCATGGTTTCAACCAGGAGCCACAGAATTTAACAATCAATTCATCACAAAATAtgactatatacaataatataacagtTACTAACTTGTCAAAATGGCTCCTGATGTTCcttgtaggatcctgtcctccaTTTCTAATattctgcatcacaatctgcCTGTTACTTCATTCTCTTTACTTGCACATCAGACGGATGAGGAGCTCTGGGTCAGGATTTCAAAGCCCAAACTTAGAGTCTCACATCAGTGCTGTGAAGAGTATGAGCCTCTTCTTAGTGCTACAAATCATATATTTTATGCTTATAAATGTAATACTTTCAGGCAAGCTGCCTAATTATGTTTTGAAAGTGCTTGCTTCAACTATCACAAGTTCCTCCTCATTCTTGCATTCACTCTACATCATCTCCTGTAACAGTGAACTAAAGATGACATGTATCTGCATGTTCCATACTCTTACAGGAGCTACCCATTCCTAG